In a single window of the Acyrthosiphon pisum isolate AL4f chromosome X, pea_aphid_22Mar2018_4r6ur, whole genome shotgun sequence genome:
- the LOC115033104 gene encoding piggyBac transposable element-derived protein 4-like codes for MDPAAINELLYASSDDESFIEYDDSSDEYFPGDTEEREVSDDSNCSSDSEDYNISDDWETNRNEEPQFIPFTGNPGLLSHVPDDEPYSLTPKSNLSTWYNTDVVELKKFLGLTIVMGYLKFPTLRTYWSQNEIDNHPIFGKTMSRHRYETILRCLCFYQPNLVDHSDRLHKISNVTNHIINNIRTKYYPNENLSLDESMLLWRGRLSFRQYIPSKAHKYGIKFYELCTKDGFILDILIYKGKGTVEDSRGVTFGIVAKLMEPYLGKGHTVYMDNFYNSVPLAQFLFENQTKVVGTLRKNRKDNPKDTLNAKLGKGEVAHVQKGNIHVIKYNDKRDVCMISTKQKMDFVEFTDRFGRKKMKPNIIVDYNNNMSGIDRADQMISYYPTPRKCLRWYIKVFFHLMDMCLWNGNLLYNKHVKNMAHLEFRKCVASCLIGISYNQRVVHNKPSQKTHNLMKTWSDFTKLFIPLRRGSIKYKHARSLLMQLDASDVNGRTWGLNEWML; via the exons aTGGATCCTGCCGCTatcaatgaattattatacGCCAGTTCAGACGATGAAAGTTTTATTGAGTATGACGATAGTTCCGATGAATATTTTCCTGGTGATACCGAAGAGCGCGAAGTAAGTGATGACTCAAATTGTTCTAGTGATAgcgaagattataatataagtgatgATTGGGAAACCAATAGAAATGAAGAACCTCAGTTTATTCCGTTTACTGGAAATCCAGGGTTATTGAGCCATGTGCCGGATGATGAaccatata GCTTAACACCAAAATCAAATCTATCTACCTGGTATAATACTGATGTAgttgaattaaaaaagtttttaggtTTGACTATTGTGatgggttatttaaaatttccgaCACTTCGCACTTATTGGTCACAGAATGAAATTGATAATCATCCTATTTTTGGTAAAACAATGAGTAGACACCGGTACGAGACTATTTTACGCTGTTTGTGTTTTTACCAACCAAATTTAGTTGACCATTCAGACAGGttacataaaataagtaatgttacaaatcatataattaacaatattcgTACCAAGTACTATCCGAACGAAAATTTATCCTTAGACGAATCTATGTTGTTATGGAGGGGCAGACTAAGTTTTCGTCAATATATACCAAGCAAAGCTCATAAATATGGTATAAAGTTTTATGAACTGTGTACAAAAGATGGGTTTATATtggatattttgatatataaagGCAAAGGTACAGTTGAAGACAGTAGAGGTGTAACATTTGGAATTGTTGCTAAGCTTATGGAGCCATACTTAGGAAAAGGTCATACAGTATATATGGACAACTTTTACAATAGTGTACCTTTAgctcaatttttatttgaaaatcaaactAAGGTTGTTGGTACATTGAGAAAAAACAGAAAAGATAATCCCAAAGATACTTTGAATGCTAAATTGGGCAAAGGTGAAGTAGCTCATGTCCAGAAAGGCAATATACACGTAATTAAGTATAATGATAAAAGAGATGTGTGCATGATTTCTACCAAACAGAAAATGGACTTTGTAGAATTCACAGACAGATTTGGACGGAAAAAAATgaaacctaatattattgttgattacaataataatatgtctggtATTGACAGGGCTGATCAAATGATCAGCTACTATCCTACACCTAGAAAATGTTTACGATggtatataaaagttttttttcaccTCATGGATATGTGCTTATGGAATGGAAATCTATTGTATAATAAGCACGTTAAAAATATGGCTCACTTAGAATTTAGAAAATGTGTTGCAAGTTGTCTTATTGGTATTTCATACAATCAACGAGTAGTTCATAATAAACCATCACAAAAAACGCATAATCTTATGAaa actTGGTcagattttacaaaattatttattcccTTGAGAAGAGGATCTATTAAATACAAACACGCTCGTTCACTTCTTATGCAATTAGATGCTTCAGATGTAAATGGAA GAACATGGGGATTAAATGAATGGATGTTATGA
- the LOC115033000 gene encoding protein mono-ADP-ribosyltransferase PARP11-like, translating to MNSAQDSNRTHTTTSEFTTHAAVLLKQYYRDSWFGHNYDATSPLSEHCEQLNTKVYELLKCEIHKTFPQCDILKIQRIHAPQMYGMYLLRKAEMRLQTNGGNDIEKVLYHVTAESNAVESLIRGLDWRRNQRAKFGSGVSFSNDVDYSNYHANQSTNKGIR from the exons ATGAACTCTGCACAAGATAGCAATAGGACACACACAACGACATCAGAGTTTACCACGCACGCTGCTGTTCTTTTAAAACAGTACTACCGTGACTCGTGGTTTGGCCACAATTATGACGCCACTAGTCCACTAAGTGAACATTGTGAACAATTGAACACAAAAGTCTACGAACTACTCAAATGCGAAATTCACAAGACTTTTCCCCAA tgCGATATCTTGAAAATACAACGTATCCACGCCCCACAGATGTACGGTATGTACCTCTTACGCAAGGCGGAAATGCGCTTGCAGACCAATGGTGGAAATGATATAGAGAAAGTCCTGTACCACGTCACCGCTGAGTCCAACGCTGTGGAGTCGCTGATCAGGGGACTCGACTGGAGGCGCAATCAGCGCGCCAAATTTGGGAGCGGTGTATCTTTCAGTAATGACGTGGACTATAGCAACTATCACGCCAATCAGTCCACTAATAAAggtataagataa
- the LOC103309006 gene encoding 52 kDa repressor of the inhibitor of the protein kinase-like encodes MPNYCCVREIHTISKTIFKVPQNEDMKKKWEEALGFTIKKSYYICATHFEDSDIISKWESGQESNKYTICLKRLHLKKGAIPIPCKKKIYAQSLEGIKVCELNKACTSSLDSTLDLSHTTDTLDSFNLSSQSIDLVKHDHLYCTQASSPKKRKRISSYFDSTSKKSKHNLPLEEYNNTIDGTSTGTTEFISIQKPEAELGESIQSENTDELDISNFTCRSKIVSDYIKSIILKRSNIPSSKFQYPFSLHNKKGNEEKRFLRKNHFEKYPWVEYSNIKHGLFCKICVLFLTSTKVGMHRTEQITKLVTEPINKFAKLLGKDGVLEVHHNNGYHKDNAQKSIDFLNTYDKPKNEIINLLNDQRSKEISENRERLRPIIKTILLLGRQNIPLRGHRDDGSLVCQTEEEDKVDSIVNQGNFRELLKFRIDAGDQLLETHLKTTGARATYISKLTQNEIIECCKQEILDFVLLEIKKADIFSVLFDETTDISNISQMCLIIRYVLNNIIYERFLSFVDCHNYIYKKNKDDVSNIEDNVEPKITGEILGDTVIKILQELGLNLDNCVGIGTDGCSVMVSEVRGAVQQIKKYAKNAIHSPCSNHALNLSIAKSSNVQSVRNCVGIIKEVVSFFHVSAKRNYTLKQHLTTHKKLHSLCETRWVERHDSIMQFKESIIEIVDTLTDVSEWNENISSSKAKMMIAAICNCDFIISIFSLSSLLAVTFPISKILQGKDQDIISASECIKDIYTILERNRKECEDKFKLLFKECEPILKELNIDMRLPRITSRQKHRPNLLPSNNIVDYYRIEDMVEVNNW; translated from the exons atgccAAACTATTGTTGTGTACGAGAAATTCATACCATatccaaaacaatttttaaagtacCTCAAAATGAGGATATGAAGAAAAAGTGGGAAGAAGCGTTGGGGTTTAcgattaaaaaaagttattatatttgtgcTACCCATTTTGAAGACTCTGATATCATCAGTAAATGGGAGTCTGGTCAAGAGTCTAATAAGTATACG atatgttTGAAAAGActtcatttaaaaaaaggaGCCATTCCTATTCCctgtaaaaaaaagatttatgcACAATCTTTGGAAGGTATAAAA GTCTGTGAATTAAATAAGGCATGCACATCTAGCTTGGATAGCACATTAGATCTTTCTCATACAACGGATACATTAGACTCATTTAATTTAAGTTCTCAAAGTATTGATCTAGTAAAACATGATCACTTGTACTGTACTCAGGCATCATCACCTAAGAAGAGAAAG CGAATAAGCAGTTATTTTGACAGTACatccaaaaaatcaaaacataatttGCCATTggaggaatataataatacaatcgaTGGCACTAGTACAGGTACAACTgaatttatttctatacaaaAGCCTGAAGCTGAGCTTGGTGAATCCATACAGTCTGAAAATACAGATGAATTAGATATATCAAATTTTACATGCCGAAGTAAAATTGTAAgtgattatataaaatcaattatactaAAAAGGAGCAATATTCCTAGTTCTAAGTTTCAATATCCATTTTCTCttcataataaaaaaggtaATGAAGAAAAGcgatttttaagaaaaaatcattttgaaaaatacccaTGGGTTGAGTATTCTAATATAAAACATGGGTTGTTCTGCAAAAtatgtgttttgtttttaacttcaACTAAAGTTGGTATGCATAGAACAGAACAAATTACTAAATTGGTTACCGaacctattaataaatttgCAAAACTATTAGGTAAGGATGGTGTTTTAGAAGTACATCATAATAATGGATATCATAAAGATAATGCACAAAAATCTATAGACTTTCTAAATACTTATGATAAacctaaaaatgaaataattaatttattaaatgaccAACGTAGTAAGGAAATATCAGAGAATCGTGAACGGTTACGACCAATtatcaaaactattttacttttagGCCGGCAAAATATTCCTTTGCGCGGTCATCGAGATGATGGATCTTTAGTTTGTCAAACAGAAGAAGAAGACAAAGTGGATTCTATAGTTAATCAAGGAAATTTTAGAGAGCTACTGAAATTTAGAATTGATGCTGGTGATCAGTTACTTGaaacacatttaaaaacgaCTGGTGCTAGAGCTACATATATTAGTAAGTTAacacaaaatgaaataattgaatGTTGCAAACAAGAAATATTAGATTTTGtacttttagaaataaaaaaagcgGATATATTCAGTGTTCTATTTGATGAAACCAcagatatatctaatatttcacaaatgtgtttaattattCGGTATGtattaaacaacattatatatGAACGATTTTTGTCATTTGTCGattgtcataattatatttataaaaaaaataaagatgatGTGTCAAATATTGAAGACAATGTGGAACCCAAAATAACAGGAGAGATTTTAGGAGATacagtgataaaaatattacaagaatTAGGATTAAACTTAGACAACTGTGTAGGTATTGGGACTGATGGTTGTTCTGTTATGGTTTCTGAAGTTCGTGGTGCTgtgcaacaaataaaaaaatatgccaaAAATGCCATACATAGCCCGTGCTCTAATCATGCATTGAACCTCAGTATTGCTAAATCATCTAATGTTCAATCTGTACGAAACTGTGTAGGAATTATAAAAGAAGTTGTTTCCTTTTTTCATGTATCTGCTAAACGTAACTATACTCTTAAACAACATTTGACAacacataaaaaattacatagttTGTGTGAAACAAGGTGGGTCGAAAGACACGACAGTATAATGCAATTTAAAGAATCCATTATTGAAATTGTAGATACTTTAACTGATGTATCTGAATggaatgaaaatatttcttcttCAAAAGCCAAAATGATGATAGCAGCTATTTGTAATTGTGactttattatatcaattttttcattatcaaGTTTATTAGCTGTAACATTTCCAATAAGCAAAATATTGCAAGGTAAAGATCAGGATATTATTTCAGCATCAGAATGTATAAAAGATATATACACAATTCTTGAAAGGAACCGTAAAGAATGTGaagacaaattcaaattattgtttaaagaaTGTGAACCGATTTTAAAAGAACTTAATATTGATATGAGATTACCAAGAATTACTTCACGTCAAAAACATAGACCAAACTTATTACCATCAAACAATATTGTTGATTACTAtaga attgaaGACATGGTTGAGGTCAACAACTGGTGA